One Deltaproteobacteria bacterium DNA window includes the following coding sequences:
- a CDS encoding DegT/DnrJ/EryC1/StrS family aminotransferase, with protein MIPRFSPNLSMSDLAAAWRGRNDDESAVREFEDAFAAYLGRRHAIAVASARAGLYLLLTTAPRRIATAAMPALTYWAVPSVCLLADVHPAFVDIDLETMLMDEARLAALPGEVGAIVATHLYGRVQDMDAIIEFAKRRGALVIEDVAQGLGAAWRGKPCGSFGDAAYFTFGPTKNFTTLGGGMVALDDDAWASRIRERLAAGRRTSRTQLAKRAAFASAMRVAADRRIFAATLAPALRALKPRGIDVIDLATADPPRAYDRVPADFLDGLPSGTQARVGLSQLEKLDAQNARRRANGLHLARLLDGTPGLHLGHVREGETPIFMSFPVLVNAPDELARRLVAHGVDSARGYMSACADERIFARYRSDCPNARRAADSILHLPVHPDLTASDLAHIARAVRECVTHMRVSS; from the coding sequence ATGATCCCGCGTTTCTCGCCGAATCTTTCCATGTCCGATCTCGCCGCCGCGTGGCGCGGACGAAACGACGATGAATCCGCCGTGCGCGAATTCGAGGATGCGTTCGCTGCGTACCTCGGCCGCCGCCATGCGATCGCGGTCGCCAGCGCCCGCGCGGGACTCTACCTGCTCCTGACGACGGCGCCGCGCAGGATCGCCACCGCCGCGATGCCCGCGCTCACATACTGGGCAGTGCCCTCAGTGTGTCTGCTCGCCGACGTGCATCCCGCGTTCGTGGACATCGATTTGGAAACGATGCTCATGGACGAAGCGCGACTCGCGGCGCTGCCCGGCGAGGTCGGCGCGATCGTCGCCACGCACCTCTACGGTCGCGTGCAGGACATGGACGCGATCATCGAATTCGCGAAGCGGCGAGGCGCGCTGGTGATCGAGGACGTGGCGCAGGGTCTGGGCGCGGCGTGGCGCGGCAAGCCGTGCGGGTCGTTCGGTGATGCGGCGTACTTCACCTTTGGACCGACCAAGAACTTCACGACGCTCGGCGGCGGAATGGTCGCGCTCGATGATGATGCGTGGGCTTCGCGCATCCGCGAACGGCTCGCCGCCGGGCGGCGCACGTCGCGAACGCAACTCGCGAAACGCGCGGCCTTCGCGTCGGCGATGCGCGTCGCGGCGGATCGACGCATATTCGCGGCAACGCTCGCCCCCGCGCTTCGCGCCCTCAAGCCGCGCGGCATCGACGTGATTGACCTCGCGACGGCGGACCCGCCGCGCGCCTACGATCGCGTCCCGGCCGACTTTCTCGATGGATTGCCGTCAGGCACGCAGGCGCGCGTGGGGCTGTCGCAGCTCGAAAAACTCGACGCGCAAAACGCACGCCGCCGGGCGAACGGGCTGCATCTCGCGCGGTTGCTCGACGGCACGCCGGGGCTTCACCTCGGCCACGTGCGCGAGGGCGAGACGCCGATCTTCATGAGTTTTCCCGTGCTCGTGAACGCGCCCGACGAACTCGCGCGCCGCCTTGTGGCGCACGGCGTGGACAGCGCGCGCGGCTACATGAGTGCATGCGCCGACGAGCGGATCTTCGCGCGATACCGATCCGATTGCCCGAACGCGCGCCGCGCCGCCGACAGCATCCTGCACTTGCCGGTGCATCCCGATCTCACCGCGTCGGACCTCGCCCACATCGCCCGCGCCGTGCGGGAATGCGTGACGCACATGCGAGTCAGCTCGTAA
- a CDS encoding glycosyltransferase family 39 protein: MKLDDRDRWIAAAMFAVAALAARLVGIGSPGFTSAEVHRLTFGGGGLLAYFSTSFEPPIYPLFIALWSTISDAEWWVRLPSALFSAAAVGVAFLVIERKITAVTATLACVLLSLHPMSVEAAQQASPVALATLFVALSAYYASAWLATHGESAKLPTVIFAALAIYTHTFAWFYVAWLGFAMFSSSIKPGFRFRDAFAPVAGAVLLGLPWLPAMVRQAAHGMATIPREDLTAFAARLCANFPFGVDTWHIPTFSGLWHFAGVGDAALVVALFALFAFVAVLGFWGGFRHPFLGALFAVPVVIAFVARIFVPVSLVDMTIVAPAAIGCVASGIGELSRRSRFGGVLAAAIAVVLVLLAAGAVNDVHRNRRYNPADWREIHARLGEPRPREWVMAYSAESAAPFEFYSRGRWQFKPLAATDAEALRMGSRGLAAKALSFAPLAFRITLIDHDGERFDPDAEVVKVLAATLGRPTFQTVAGYPTYTIVSYPDRRAFEPLKLFWLLKW, encoded by the coding sequence ATGAAACTCGACGATCGCGATCGGTGGATCGCAGCGGCAATGTTCGCCGTGGCCGCGCTCGCCGCGCGCCTGGTGGGCATCGGTTCGCCGGGGTTCACGTCGGCCGAGGTGCACCGGCTCACATTCGGCGGCGGCGGGCTCCTCGCGTATTTCTCCACATCGTTCGAACCGCCGATCTACCCGCTGTTCATCGCGTTGTGGTCGACGATCTCCGACGCCGAGTGGTGGGTGCGTCTGCCGTCCGCGCTCTTCTCCGCCGCGGCGGTCGGCGTCGCGTTTCTGGTCATCGAACGCAAGATCACCGCCGTGACCGCGACGCTGGCGTGCGTGCTGCTCTCGCTGCACCCCATGTCGGTCGAGGCGGCGCAGCAAGCGTCTCCGGTCGCGCTCGCGACGCTCTTCGTCGCGCTCTCCGCATACTACGCCAGCGCGTGGCTCGCGACGCACGGCGAAAGCGCTAAGCTGCCGACGGTGATTTTCGCCGCGCTCGCGATCTACACGCACACCTTCGCGTGGTTCTACGTCGCGTGGCTCGGCTTCGCGATGTTTTCCTCATCGATTAAACCGGGCTTTCGCTTTCGCGACGCGTTCGCGCCCGTCGCGGGTGCGGTGCTGCTCGGCCTGCCGTGGCTGCCCGCGATGGTGCGCCAAGCGGCGCACGGCATGGCGACGATCCCGCGCGAGGATCTCACCGCATTCGCCGCGCGCCTTTGCGCCAATTTCCCCTTCGGCGTGGACACCTGGCACATCCCCACGTTCTCCGGGCTGTGGCACTTCGCCGGCGTCGGCGACGCCGCGCTCGTCGTCGCCCTTTTCGCGCTTTTCGCCTTTGTCGCGGTGCTGGGCTTCTGGGGCGGCTTTCGGCATCCATTTCTCGGCGCGCTCTTCGCCGTGCCCGTGGTGATCGCCTTCGTCGCGCGCATCTTCGTGCCCGTCTCGCTGGTGGACATGACGATCGTCGCGCCCGCGGCGATCGGGTGCGTGGCGTCGGGGATCGGCGAACTGTCGCGCCGCTCGCGCTTCGGCGGCGTCCTCGCGGCGGCCATCGCCGTGGTGCTCGTGCTGCTCGCCGCGGGCGCGGTCAACGATGTCCACCGCAATCGTCGCTACAATCCCGCCGACTGGCGCGAGATTCACGCCCGCCTCGGCGAGCCGCGCCCGCGCGAATGGGTGATGGCGTATTCCGCCGAGTCGGCCGCGCCCTTCGAGTTCTACAGCCGGGGCCGATGGCAGTTCAAACCGCTCGCCGCGACCGACGCCGAGGCGCTGCGCATGGGGTCGCGCGGCCTCGCCGCCAAAGCCCTGTCGTTCGCGCCGCTCGCGTTTCGCATCACGCTGATCGACCACGACGGCGAGCGATTCGACCCCGACGCCGAGGTCGTCAAGGTGCTCGCCGCGACGCTCGGTCGCCCGACCTTTCAGACGGTCGCCGGGTACCCGACGTACACGATCGTCTCTTACCCCGACCGCAGGGCGTTCGAGCCGCTGAAGCTGTTCTGGCTACTGAAGTGGTGA